The sequence below is a genomic window from Sorangiineae bacterium MSr12523.
GTTGTGCACCTCACCGGCGGAGTTCCGCGAGCGCCTCATCGCCGTGTTGACGCTCTTTTGGGAGCGCGTCTTCGCCCGCACGTGGGAAGCACTCTTGCCCCAACTCCAACGCTCGGTCGCCGAGAAGGAGCGCTTGTTCCAAACGTGCAGCATGAGCGAATTCATGCGATTGGCCTTGCTGAAAATCGAGGTCGAAGAGCATGGCTTTCGCTCACTGCGCGGTGGTTACCGCCTTCCTTATGCGGAGCTCCGCGAGGTGCACGTGCTTCCCTCCGCGGTCAATGAACACCGCTTTTGGTCGGTGTACGACGAGGGGCAGGGGGGCTCCTTCCTTTACCTGCCGTATTTCGATCCGGCGCTGACGCTCGATGCACCGCGTGTCGCCGCGCCCGCCGTGCCTTTCGAGCCCCTGGTGGACCCGGCCTTCATCTTCAAGGCCCTCGGCGACAGCACGCGCTTCACGATCGTCTCCATCATTGCCAAGTCGCCCCGCAGCTCGGCGGAACTAGCGACACTGCTCAAAGTGTCGCGCCCCACGATATCGCATCACATCGTTGTCTTGCGCGAAGCAGGACTCATCGACGAGGAGCACAAGAGCGGCTCCATCTTGCTTTCGCTGCGCCGAAAAACCATCGAAGGCTTGTCCGCGTCGACGTTGGCCCGCCTCTATCCGCACGGCTAGGGCCCGTCGCGTCGAGTTGTTCTGGTATCCGTTTTGCAGCGATGGCCCGCATGTTCAAGGTCTCTTATCGGCGCACTATCCTCTTAGGCTGCTTTCTCGTGGGGCAAGGGCTTGCGCTCGGCGCATGTGGTGGCTCGGATTCGACTGGCCAGGTCTCGACCCCCGAGACCCGCGACGCTCTCCTCGCGAGCGCGTGTGATCGCTGGGTCATGGACCTCGCGGAGCACGGGCTCACCCTGGACAGAATTATCAAGGCTGGGGCGAATGACGGGAGTGATGACAACGATTTTTATGACTGGGGCCCCAAACCGCCGCATGTCGATCTGCGCACGCTCACACCGGCGGGCCGCGAGATTGTCATGAACTCCTATCGCACGGCCTGCATCGACTACGCCGCGCTTCCTTCGTCGCAAATCACGGGCGCGTGGCTCGATGCCTGCCGCGAGGCGCTCGTCGCCGAGCTCTCCGCCGGGTCGCCACCCCACACGATGCCGGGATCGTGCAAGCCGCCAGCGGGTGTCGGGACCGTCGGTTCTCCTTGCACCGGTCATCACCAGTGCGGCAGCTTGCGTTGCGACGGCACCTACATGGGTCACTGCGGCACGTGCCTTCCGCCGGCCACCGTCGGCGAATCATGCGGGGGGATCTCGTGTGGCATCGGCTTCTTCTGCGCGGCAGGGCCGATTCCCCCAGGAGGGCATGCTCCCTCGCGGTGGACATGCGAAGTGAGCACCAGCCCCCGCGTTCCACCGGACCCTGTCGCCCCGGTCGTCTGCGGGAGCAGTGAAACCGGATCGTGCGCATCCGACCAGCTTTGTGGGGGGCCCGTATCGCGTTGTGCGCGGCTCGTGGCCGAGGGCGAAAGCTGCATTGAACAATACAATGACAAGCTGACCTGCGCCCCTCGAAGCAAGTGCGTCGACGGTCGTTGTCGCGCCATGGTGCCTACCTGCCCGCGCTGATCCACCGCTCCGCGGGTGCGTTCTTCGAAGTGAATCGGATTCGAAACGAAACCGTCACAATTGCCCGCACTTTATCCACAGCTTACACATTTTCATCCACAGCTCGGCGCTCGCCGGCGCTTCAGAGAATTCACGGGGAGGCGGGGAGTGGAACTGCATGCGCAGCGCGCAGGGTTTTTGGGGTTTCAATGGACTCATGGAGCCGATTGAAATCCCAAAAAACTCCCCGCCTCCCCGCCTCCCTGTGAATCTTCTGGAGCTTCGCGACCGCCGCCTAACGCCGTTTGGCGCTGCGGATTTTTTCTTGGAGGCGAGCGACCAGGCCGAGGACCTCGTTGCGGGGCACCTTGGCGCCCGAGCCGCGTGATTCGATGGCGGCGAGCGATCGGTCTGCGAGTTCGACGCTGAGCGTGGTGAAGCCGACGAAGCCTGCGGGTGAACCCGCCTCCTCCAGCGCCGCGATGTATTGGCGCGCTTCCCCGAGATCGGCCCGCGCGAGTGCGAGGATCTCTTCGCGGGCGATGCCGCGCGGAAGGTACGTCCGTCCGTCTTGGGCGTCGGAGCGCTCGTCCTTCAGAATGTTCACCAGTTGCAGCCCCTCGCCGAAGGCGCGCTCGTGTCGGACGAGGGTCGACTTCACGGCAGCGAGCTCCGGCACGTCGTAGACGAAGAGCGCCGTCACCAACTCACCGACGATGCCGGCCACCACGTAGCAGTAGGCACGCAGCGCAGGGACGTCGGCCAGTTGCACATGACCTGCCGCGTCGGCCTCGCGTAATGTTTGCGCCATCCCCTCGGCCGTTCGCGCGGCATGCTCGAGAACGATGCGCGCTCGGGCGGCAGGCCAGGTCGAAACCTGATCGAGAAGCGCTGGAAACGCGATCAGCAGATCGAGACACCCCGGGTCGGTCGTCGCGTTGCGCACCACCCAATCGCGACTCGCCGTCCTCGCGCGGGCTGCATCCCCGTGGCGAAGGATGGGAACGAGCTCGTCCAGCGCGGCCACCCGTGCATCGCGCGACCAATGGCCCGCGTCCTCCAAGGTGTCTGCGACTCTGAACAAGAGGTAAGCGAGCGCCAACGCGTTCTGCGTAGGTTCCGGCAGAAGCGGGATGGCCAGCGCAAAGGTGCGGCTCGTCCGTACAAGAAGATCCCGTATGACAGCGGGTGCAGCAGGCGTAGGACGCGATTCCGATGTCAGTCGAAGCATATTGTAGAGGTATGGGGCGAATGCTCCCGCCGTCGAGTGCAGTGTGTTCCGCTACCTAATCCTCGTAGTGATGCGAATCCCTTTTAGCAGATGCCCGCCTCGACGATGCAATAAGAAGCAACCGTCCCAGTTCGTTGGCTTTTTTTCATCACAAGCGTGTGGCGCCCTAAACAGCGTACCGAAACAGCCCTAAGGCATCCTTTCGACGCGCGGATTGCAGTGAAACGAGATGAAACGAGACGAAACGGGAGTAAGGTGCTCCATCGTGTTGAAGGCCATGGTGACAGGCGCGAGCGGCTTCGTAGGTGCAAATGTTGCGCGCGCGCTCGTCGAACGGGGTCGCTCGGTTCGTGTCTTCGTTCGCGCGAGTTCGGATCGCGGTAACCTGGAGGGGCTGGACGCCGAAGTCGCCGAGGGCGATTTGCGCGATGCCGAGTCCGTTGCCCGTGCAGTGCGCGGATGCGACGAGGTGTATCACGTAGCCGCCGAATACACCTTCTGGTCGAACGAGCCGGCATCGATGTACCAAAGTAACGTGCAGGGAACCAAGAATGTCATGGACGCCTGCCTCCGCGAAAACGTGGCTCGCGTCGTATACACATCGACGGTCGGGACCATCGGTCTCGCGTCGATTGACGGGGACGCGATGGGCGCTCGCGATGAGCGCACGCCGCTCGCCGACGGGCAGCTCACGGGCCACTACAAACGATCCAAGTTCGATGCAGAAAAGGTCGCGCTCGATTATGTGGCGCGGGGCCTTCCGGTTGTCGTGGTCAACCCGAGCGCGCCTGTGGGGCCTTGGGATCGCAAACCGACGCCCACCGGACAGATCCTCGTGGACTTCATGCTCGGAAAAATGCCCGCGTTCGTGGACACGGGCCTGAACATCGTTCACGTGCGCGACGTCGCCGAGGGGCACGTGCTGGCCGCCGAAAAGGGACGGGTCGGCGAGCGTTACATCCTGGGGCACGAGAACTTGACCCTGGCGCGCATCCTCGAGACGCTCGCGCGCCTCACCGGCAAACGCGCGCCAACGATGCGTATTCCCTATGGAGTCGCCTATGCGGCGGGCTGGTTGAGCACCCGGCTCGCCGACCTCGTCACCCACCGTCCGCCGGCCATCCCGCTCGAATCGGTGAAGATGGCGAAGCGCTATATGTTTTTCAGCTCGGCAAAGGCCGTTGCCGAATTGGGGTTGCCGCAAACCCCGACCGAGCGTGCATTCGCGGATGCACTGGACTGGTTCTCACATCGCCACTACTTCGCTGCGGCGTAGGCAGTTTGTGGGGGGCTCCGCCGCCCCACGCCGATAAGTCAGGTTTGTGGGGGGCTCCGCCGCCCCACCCCCCCGAGAGAAACGCTGAAGATTAGCTTCGTAACGCTGGAGACTTTCCCCATGGCCATTCCGATGACGCAAGCTGCAGCAGTCGGCAAGTACATCATGACGCAGAAGCTCAAGAGGCGGAAGCGTTACCCCCTCGTCACGATGCTCGAGCCGCTTTTCCGCTGCAACCTCGAGTGCATTGGCTGCGGGAAGATCCAGTATCCGGAAGAGATCCTCAAGCAGTCGCTCTCACCGGAAAAGTGCTTTGCCGCCGTGGAAGAGTGCGGCGCCCCCGTCGTGACGGTGGCCGGCGGCGAACCGCTCATCCACCCGCAGATCAAAGAGATCGTCGAAGGCCTCGTCGATCGGAAAAAGTTCGTCTACCTGTGCACCAACGCACTCTTGCTGCGCCGCAAGCTCGACTTGTTCGCGCCCAGCGATTACCTCACGTTGAGCATTCACCTCGACGGCGTTCAGAAGCACCACGACCACTGCGTGCAGAGGGAAGGGGTGTACGACACCGCGGTGGCCGCCATCAAAGAGGCGAAGTCGCGCGGTTTTCGCGTGACCACCAACTCGACCATCTTCTTGGATCACCCGGCGGAGGATCTGCATCGCTTCTTCGATGACATGATGAAGCTCGGCATCGACGGGATGATGATCTCGCCCGGTTACAGTTACGAGCGGGCGCCGGTGCAGGACAAATTCCTCAAGCGCAATCAGACCAAAGAGCTCTTTCGAAAGGTGCTCGAGCCCGCCGCCCAGCGCAAATGGACGTTCAACCACTCGCCGTTCTACCTCGACTTCTTGAAAGGCGAGCGGGACTACGAGTGCACGCCGTGGGGCAATCCCAATTATACGATCTTCGGCTGGCAGCGTCCCTGCTACCTCTTCAACGAGGGCGGCTACGCGGAGACCTTCAAAGAGCTGATGGAAACGACGGATTGGGACAAATTCGGCACCAAGAGCGGGCACCGAAAGTGCCGCGATTGCATGGTGCATTGCGGCTACGAGCCGACCGCCGTGGAGGACAGCATGGCGAGCGCCAAGAACATCTTCCGATCGATCACCGCCGCTTTCCAGTGACCGTCTCGACATGACCACATCGACGATTGCCATTCCTTCGCCCGCCGTTTCGACCCCCCTTCAAGCGGCGTCGAACGCCGTTCGAAAGGCGACGGATTACTCCTATTCGACGCAGCGGGCCGACGGACACTGGTGCGCCGAGCTCGAATCGAATTGCACCATCACCAGCGAGTACGTGTTCATGTGCCAGGCCCTCGGCCTGGACCTCGCGCAAAAGCGCGAGGGCTTGGTGCAGTATCTGTCCGAGCATCAAAACGCGGATGGGAGCTGGGGCATCGCCCATGCGGTCGATGGCGACGTGTCGACCACGGCGGAGTGCTACCTCGCGCTGCGCATTCTGGGCATTGCGACCACCGACGCGCGCCTGGAACGCGCCGCGTCCTTCATTTCGAATCACGGCGGGCTGGAGAAGATGCGCGTGTTCACCCGCATTTTC
It includes:
- a CDS encoding winged helix-turn-helix domain-containing protein encodes the protein MPKPRSDEDAVRSRFSFEVHLRFELCQAVQILTDPTSRVHPAWRAEALSKLPPAFHESYAALGSWPQMWSMIPDVYRGESVPSRFEDLMARMRDMPLKDFQWRVLIGSLHGTKIVERLLAGKIDVVEATSKLPAWKREWLEYVELYPPSLESSGVRSLTLLCTSPAEFRERLIAVLTLFWERVFARTWEALLPQLQRSVAEKERLFQTCSMSEFMRLALLKIEVEEHGFRSLRGGYRLPYAELREVHVLPSAVNEHRFWSVYDEGQGGSFLYLPYFDPALTLDAPRVAAPAVPFEPLVDPAFIFKALGDSTRFTIVSIIAKSPRSSAELATLLKVSRPTISHHIVVLREAGLIDEEHKSGSILLSLRRKTIEGLSASTLARLYPHG
- a CDS encoding squalene/phytoene synthase family protein; translation: MLRLTSESRPTPAAPAVIRDLLVRTSRTFALAIPLLPEPTQNALALAYLLFRVADTLEDAGHWSRDARVAALDELVPILRHGDAARARTASRDWVVRNATTDPGCLDLLIAFPALLDQVSTWPAARARIVLEHAARTAEGMAQTLREADAAGHVQLADVPALRAYCYVVAGIVGELVTALFVYDVPELAAVKSTLVRHERAFGEGLQLVNILKDERSDAQDGRTYLPRGIAREEILALARADLGEARQYIAALEEAGSPAGFVGFTTLSVELADRSLAAIESRGSGAKVPRNEVLGLVARLQEKIRSAKRR
- a CDS encoding NAD-dependent epimerase/dehydratase family protein, giving the protein MLKAMVTGASGFVGANVARALVERGRSVRVFVRASSDRGNLEGLDAEVAEGDLRDAESVARAVRGCDEVYHVAAEYTFWSNEPASMYQSNVQGTKNVMDACLRENVARVVYTSTVGTIGLASIDGDAMGARDERTPLADGQLTGHYKRSKFDAEKVALDYVARGLPVVVVNPSAPVGPWDRKPTPTGQILVDFMLGKMPAFVDTGLNIVHVRDVAEGHVLAAEKGRVGERYILGHENLTLARILETLARLTGKRAPTMRIPYGVAYAAGWLSTRLADLVTHRPPAIPLESVKMAKRYMFFSSAKAVAELGLPQTPTERAFADALDWFSHRHYFAAA
- the hpnH gene encoding adenosyl-hopene transferase HpnH, which produces MAIPMTQAAAVGKYIMTQKLKRRKRYPLVTMLEPLFRCNLECIGCGKIQYPEEILKQSLSPEKCFAAVEECGAPVVTVAGGEPLIHPQIKEIVEGLVDRKKFVYLCTNALLLRRKLDLFAPSDYLTLSIHLDGVQKHHDHCVQREGVYDTAVAAIKEAKSRGFRVTTNSTIFLDHPAEDLHRFFDDMMKLGIDGMMISPGYSYERAPVQDKFLKRNQTKELFRKVLEPAAQRKWTFNHSPFYLDFLKGERDYECTPWGNPNYTIFGWQRPCYLFNEGGYAETFKELMETTDWDKFGTKSGHRKCRDCMVHCGYEPTAVEDSMASAKNIFRSITAAFQ